A single region of the Hyperolius riggenbachi isolate aHypRig1 unplaced genomic scaffold, aHypRig1.pri scaffold_213, whole genome shotgun sequence genome encodes:
- the LOC137543820 gene encoding NACHT, LRR and PYD domains-containing protein 12-like, translating into MHLGEKMATLEENIPPRSTLKQQRFFINERYVDLIVVSTDEFRYRSQNELIETGIKHEKYMKTTQSGLERIFPNKLFRWSYESQCIPRVVMLSGVPGIGKTTLMKKFVYDWVTEKLFQRFTLVFYFRLRDLNQLAEVSLEELILEQYPYLESHLENILQNPEMLLFIFDGLDESNHQMDFRSCKPCYDTKWRENVGVIVVNLVRQSLLKDCSVLITTRPTKLASIDTDFFQRITEITGFRHGDRKVYFQRFFENEELSEKAFHYVVQNDTLYTFCYIPSYCWIICTVLSMCFRAQPTNTDQLLLSLPKTVTQLFATFVANILANHNLTKADADIAKELLTPVGWMAEYGVMNHILVFEERDLESFSVTSDKHLFTCFMVESGQPPDVNYSFLHLILQEFFAALVHFMNYKPDKLQEITSLHNDGHSEMLLRFLCGLSDSSTRSMLKPYVGELSAKASRDVTNWLKQKSEEQRSGDKTKLLNVFYCLHESRNWALVLQSIGSNTDIDISEVPLTPLDCSVLSFILNTCEVTEEVNLNSCHIRNEGLIKLGPTLGTIKNLRYN; encoded by the coding sequence ATGCATCTGGGGGAGAAAATGGCAACTCTAGAGGAGAATATCCCCCCAAGATCCACCCTAAAACAGCAAAGATTCTTCATCAATGAGCGTTATGTGGACCTGATTGTTGTTTCCACTGATGAGTTCAGATATCGTTCCCAAAATGAACTAATAGAGACTGGAATAAAACATGAGAAATATATGAAAACAACACAGTCTGGACTGGAACGCATTTTCCCCAACAAGTTGTTCCGCTGGAGCTACGAGTCACAATGTATACCACGTGTAGTAATGCTGAGTGGGGTGCCAGGCATAGGGAAGACCACACTGATGAAGAAGTTTGTCTACGACTGGGTGACTGAAAAACTCTTCCAGAGATTTacacttgttttttattttaggcttagagatctcaatcAACTAGCAGAAGTGAGCTTGGAGGAATTGATTCTTGAACAGTATCCATATTTGGAAAGTCATCttgaaaatattttacaaaatCCAGAGATGCTTCTGTTTATATTTGATGGCTTAGATGAAAGTAACCACCAAATGGATTTCAGATCATGTAAACCGTGCTATGATACAAAATGGAGAGAAAATGTTGGTGTCATTGTGGTTAATTTAGTAAGACAGAGTCTTCTTAAGGATTGTTCTGTTCTAATAACAACTCGGCCAACAAAACTGGCATCTATTGATACCGATTTTTTCCAGAGAATAACTGAGATAACGGGATTTCGCCATGGAGATAGAAAGGTATATTTTCAACGTTTTTTTGAAAACGAGGAATTATCAGAAAAGGCTTTTCATTATGTGGTGCAGAATGATACCTTGTACACTTTCTGTTATATCCCATCATACTGCTGGATCATCTGTACAGTGTTATCCATGTGCTTCAGAGCACAACCAACAAATACTGATCAGCTGTTGTTATCATTACCCAAAACAGTGACACAACTGTTTGCAACTTTTGTCGCCAACATTCTCGCCAATCACAATCTGACCAAAGCTGATGCTGACATTGCCAAGGAGCTACTGACCCCTGTTGGGTGGATGGCAGAATATGGAGTCATGAATCACATTCTCGTGTTCGAGGAACGTGATCTGGAATCATTCAGTGTCACTTCTGATAAACATCTCTTCACTtgtttcatggtggaatctggtcaGCCTCCAGATGTGAATTACAGCTTCTTACATCTAATTCTTCAAGAGTTTTTTGCTGCTTTAGTCCATTTCATGAACTATAAACCTGATAAATTACAGGAAATCACAAGTTTACACAATGATGGTCATTCTGAAATGCTACTTCGTTTCCTTTGCGGTCTTTCAGACAGTTCCACTAGATCCATGTTAAAGCCTTATGTTGGAGAGCTGTCTGCTAAGGCTTCCAGAGATGTAACCAATTGGCTGAAACAGAAATCTGAAGAACAAAGATCAGGCGACAAGACAAAGCTTCTTAATGTATTCTATTGCCTCCATGAGAGTAGAAATTGGGCTCTGGTCTTACAAAGTATTGGTTCCAACACAGACATTGATATTTCTGAAGTCCCCCTCACCCCTCTggactgttctgtgttgtcttttaTTCTGAATACCTGTGAAGTGACAGAGGAAGTAAATCTAAACTCATGCCATATTCGAAATGAAGGTTTGATTAAACTTGGACCTACTCTGGGCACGATCAAGAATTTGAGGTATAATTAA